From a single Eremothecium sinecaudum strain ATCC 58844 chromosome III, complete sequence genomic region:
- a CDS encoding HAD family hydrolase (Syntenic homolog of Ashbya gossypii ADL071C; Syntenic homolog of Saccharomyces cerevisiae YIL053W (RHR2) and YER062C (HOR2)) — protein MTVAAENNSRSISLKVNAALFDVDGTIIISQPALAEFWKDFAKDKPYMDPVHVMSATHGWRTFDAVAKFAPDYANKEYVTKLEGLIPEKYGKYSLEVPGSVKLCAALNLLPKEKWAVGTSGTFEMAHKWFKVLGIKRPSNFITANDVKQGKPHPEPYLKGRTLLGYPVNEQQPSASKAVVFEDAPAGIAAGKAAGCKIIGVATTFDVPFLKEKGCDIIIKDYSGVRVGGYDPETDEVEFIFDEYLYAKDDLLEW, from the coding sequence ATGACAGTCGCAGCTGAAAACAATAGCAGAAGTATTTCTCTAAAGGTAAATGCTGCTTTGTTTGATGTAGATGGAACAATTATTATTTCACAGCCTGCTCTTGCGGAGTTCTGGAAGGACTTTGCTAAGGACAAGCCATACATGGACCCTGTTCATGTTATGAGTGCTACGCACGGCTGGAGGACATTTGATGCTGTTGCAAAGTTTGCTCCAGACTACGCCAACAAGGAATACGTTACCAAGTTGGAAGGTCTGATTCCAGAAAAGTATGGTAAATATTCTCTGGAAGTACCTGGTTCTGTGAAGTTGTGTGCTGCGTTAAACCTGTTGCCTAAGGAAAAGTGGGCTGTGGGAACGTCCGGCACGTTTGAGATGGCACACAAATGGTTCAAGGTGCTTGGTATTAAGAGACCTAGCAACTTTATCACTGCCAATGATGTGAAGCAGGGTAAGCCTCATCCTGAGCCATACTTGAAAGGCAGAACGCTGTTGGGATACCCAGTAAATGAACAGCAGCCATCTGCATCCAAGGCGGTAGTCTTCGAGGACGCACCTGCTGGTATTGCTGCTGGTAAGGCTGCTGGTTGTAAGATTATCGGTGTCGCTACAACATTTGATGTTCCTTTCTTGAAGGAGAAGGGTTGCGATATCATCATAAAGGATTACAGTGGAGTCAGAGTGGGCGGTTACGACCCAGAGACTGATGAAGTCGAATTTATTTTCGATGAATATCTGTACGCCAAGGATGACTTGCTGGAATGGTAA
- the DFG10 gene encoding putative polyprenol reductase (Syntenic homolog of Ashbya gossypii ADL073W; Syntenic homolog of Saccharomyces cerevisiae YIL049W (DFG10)), which produces MTFNKNVKFRSCTLKTFNFSLPYNMLKIELYSNLAWLFIYTTYIIGIVSVYLANFCLPQMLRYGKALPANDNSSGNKAVKWFFGLKVPHNYFTHFYANGLVLSLINAFLFPSQLLVWLLVIHTVRRLAECLLCTNWGSNSQIHVAHYLVGLWFYTTLNLSIYLGLADSTELTIRGEMHTVKLIAVLLFAVFSFDQSFNHLHLSTLVKYSLPTRGLFKWIACAHYFDELMIYISLFIVNKNTRLATGMSVIWVISNLGVSAVQTKSYYESKFKDCVRPKYAMIPFVL; this is translated from the coding sequence ATGACTTTTAACAAAAATGTAAAATTTAGATCTTGTACCTTAAAAACCTTTAACTTTTCATTGCCTTATAACATGTTAAAAATAGAGCTCTATAGTAATCTGGCATGGCTTTTCATCTATACGACCTATATCATAGGTATTGTTTCTGTATACCTGGCTAATTTTTGTCTTCCACAGATGCTAAGGTATGGCAAGGCTCTTCCTGCGAACGACAATTCAAGCGGAAATAAAGCTGTCAAATGGTTTTTTGGTTTGAAGGTCCCACACAATTACTTTACCCATTTCTATGCTAACGGGTTAGTTTTATCCCTTATTAACGCATTTCTGTTTCCAAGCCAGCTGCTTGTGTGGCTGCTGGTGATTCATACCGTGAGAAGGCTTGCTGAATGTCTCCTATGCACGAATTGGGGAAGTAATTCTCAAATACATGTAGCACATTACCTGGTTGGCCTCTGGTTTTATACTACCTTAAATCTCAGTATTTACCTCGGACTGGCAGATTCTACGGAATTAACAATACGTGGTGAAATGCATACAGTAAAGCTGATAGCAGTCCTTTTGTTCGCAGTGTTTTCGTTTGACCAATCCTTCAATCATTTACATCTATCAACGCTAGTTAAGTACTCATTGCCTACTCGGGGCTTGTTCAAATGGATCGCCTGTGCTCATTACTTCGATGAACTTATGATATACATATCGCTGTTCATCGTCAACAAGAACACGAGACTCGCAACAGGTATGTCCGTTATATGGGTGATTAGTAACCTAGGTGTAAGTGCAGTCCAGACCAAGAGCTACTATGAATCAAAGTTTAAAGATTGTGTACGGCCTAAATATGCAATGATACCATTTGTACTATAA
- a CDS encoding RidA family protein (Syntenic homolog of Ashbya gossypii ADL077C; Syntenic homolog of Saccharomyces cerevisiae YIL051C (MMF1) and YER057C (HMF1)) gives MFRAPSRTLFRRMSTLTPVYTKSAPAPAASYSQAIKVNGFIYVSGQIPLDTENKPIEGSISDKTEQVIKNVENVLKAANSGLDKIVKINVFLTDMGNFAEFNGVYAKYFSEHKPARSCVAVKALPLGMDVEMEVVAVE, from the coding sequence ATGTTCAGAGCGCCATCAAGAACGCTATTTCGCAGAATGTCTACCCTAACTCCAGTTTACACTAAATCCGCTCCAGCTCCAGCTGCATCCTACTCGCAAGCTATTAAGGTCAATGGTTTTATCTATGTCTCAGGACAGATCCCATTGGACACTGAAAACAAGCCAATCGAGGGATCTATTTCTGACAAGACAGAACAAGTTATTAAGAACGTCGAAAATGTTTTGAAAGCAGCCAATTCCGGTCTTGACAAGATTGTTAAAATTAACGTTTTTCTAACTGATATGGGAAATTTTGCGGAGTTCAATGGTGTTTATGCAAAATATTTCAGTGAACATAAGCCAGCTAGATCCTGTGTGGCAGTCAAGGCATTGCCACTAGGCATGGACGTTGAGATGGAAGTTGTAGCTGTCGAATAA
- the RPL34A gene encoding 60S ribosomal protein eL34 (Syntenic homolog of Ashbya gossypii ADL078C; Syntenic homolog of Saccharomyces cerevisiae YIL052C (RPL34B) and YER056C-A (RPL34A); 1-intron in Ashbya gossypii): protein MAQRVTFRRRNPYNTKSNKIKVVKTPGGVLRAQHVKKLASRPKCGDCGIALPGISTLRPRQYASISKTHKTVSRAYGGSRCANCVKERVIRAFLIEEQKIVKKVVKEQAEAAKKAEKKQTKKKGKKN, encoded by the exons ATGGCCCAACGTGTTACtttcagaagaagaaatcCAT ACAACACCAAGTCCAACAAGATCAAGGTTGTTAAGACCCCTGGTGGTGTCTTGCGTGCTCAGCACGTCAAGAAGTTGGCTTCCAGACCAAAGTGTGGTGACTGTGGTATCGCTTTGCCAGGTATCTCCACTTTGAGACCAAGACAATACGCTTCTATCTCCAAGACCCACAAGACTGTTTCCAGAGCTTACGGTGGTTCCAGATGTGCTAACTGTGTTAAGGAAAGAGTTATCAGAGCTTTCTTGATTGAAGAACAAAAGATTGTTAAGAAGGTCGTTAAGGAACAAGCTGAAGCTGCCAAGAAGGCTGAAAAGAAGCAAACCAAGAAGAAGGGTAAGAAGAACTAA
- a CDS encoding HCL156Cp (Syntenic homolog of Ashbya gossypii ADL074W; Syntenic homolog of Saccharomyces cerevisiae YER056C (FCY2), YER060W (FCY21) and YER060W-A (FCY22); Tandem gene duplication in Saccharomyces cerevisiae), which yields MSIKHNNIVQDGAGLEKFESVSITESSSIPAGEEATRLAFLNRWAAKLNAEIRGIEPVSDDKKDAPVWISAVMWFSANLSSTGFSVGLLGPIVFRLNFLWCLFCVLLFALVGLIIVCIFSVLGAKLGMRQMVLSRYLTGNATARIFCLFNIIGGMGWGVLNCVSSASVLHMVNSDGYSCPPAIACLIVTVITILVTFFGYKAINVYQMWAWIPNLMVLFVILIRAKMSGSFTVHNMENEKATTGAILSFGGVIFGLTAGWSSCAADYAVYMPRNTNSYKIFFSLYAALFSSICICVLVGCAAGVCTFTNPRWAALYETDSVGGLCYGILVEPMPVFGNICLVIFSLSATVNNIPNMYSIGLSVQAMWSSLATIPRVGWALITNIIVFGLSVACYYKFEAFMSNFMDATAYYIATYIAIAFIEHFIFRKMSLQTYDVSIWKKPGKLPVGYASLAGIIMGAIGVFLGMSQEYWQGYISRPIGEFGDLGFEVAILFTSVTYLALRPLELKYIGR from the coding sequence ATGTCTATTAAACATAACAATATTGTTCAAGATGGGGCGGGATTGGAAAAGTTTGAATCGGTTAGTATTACAGAATCTTCGTCAATACCTGCTGGGGAAGAGGCCACGAGGCTTGCTTTCTTAAACAGATGGGCGGCTAAGCTTAACGCCGAAATCAGAGGCATCGAACCAGTTTCCGATGACAAAAAAGACGCACCCGTTTGGATTTCGGCCGTGATGTGGTTTTCAGCAAACCTATCGAGTACAGGGTTCAGCGTTGGTCTTCTGGGACCCATTGTGTTCCGGTTGAACTTTCTATGGTGCCTATTTTGTGTGTTGCTGTTTGCCTTGGTTGGATTAATTATCGTTTGCATATTTTCCGTGTTAGGAGCAAAACTAGGTATGCGGCAGATGGTTTTGTCGCGTTACCTAACTGGTAATGCCACTGCTAGAATCTTCTGCCTGTTTAATATAATTGGCGGGATGGGATGGGGTGTGTTGAACTGCGTTTCTTCGGCGTCAGTTCTGCACATGGTGAACAGCGATGGCTACAGCTGCCCACCAGCCATCGCCTGTTTGATAGTGACCGTTATAACTATCCTCGTCACGTTCTTTGGGTATAAGGCAATTAATGTCTACCAAATGTGGGCGTGGATTCCTAATCTAATGGTGCTTTTTGTCATTCTTATTCGTGCCAAGATGTCAGGTAGCTTCACTGTGCATAATATGGAAAATGAGAAGGCAACAACAGGCGCAATTCTATCTTTTGGTGGTGTTATCTTCGGTCTTACTGCTGGGTGGTCAAGCTGCGCAGCTGACTACGCCGTGTATATGCCCAGGAACACGAACAGTTACAAGATATTTTTCTCTTTATACGCAGCACTGTTCTCCTCTATTTGCATCTGTGTGCTTGTGGGTTGCGCTGCTGGTGTGTGCACCTTCACCAATCCACGCTGGGCTGCCCTTTATGAAACAGACTCCGTTGGTGGGTTGTGCTACGGTATTCTAGTCGAACCAATGCCTGTTTTTGGTAATATATGTCTAGTCATCTTCTCATTATCTGCTACCGTGAACAATATTCCAAACATGTACTCTATTGGCCTGAGTGTCCAAGCTATGTGGAGTAGTCTAGCAACGATTCCAAGGGTGGGATGGGCTTTGATAACTAACATTATCGTATTTGGACTGTCAGTCGCTTGTTATTACAAATTTGAAGCTTTCATGTCCAACTTCATGGATGCTACAGCTTATTACATCGCCACGTATATTGCAATCGCATTCATTGAGCACTTCATATTTAGAAAGATGTCGCTTCAGACTTATGACGTTTCTATTTGGAAGAAACCAGGGAAGCTTCCTGTTGGATATGCATCACTTGCTGGAATCATAATGGGTGCTATTGGAGTGTTTCTAGGTATGTCCCAGGAGTACTGGCAAGGATATATATCGCGACCAATTGGAGAATTTGGTGACCTTGGTTTTGAAGTGGCAATACTATTTACTTCTGTCACTTACCTAGCTCTAAGGCCGTTGGAATTGAAATACATCGGTCGGTGA
- a CDS encoding PHO85 cyclin family protein (Syntenic homolog of Ashbya gossypii ADL075W; Syntenic homolog of Saccharomyces cerevisiae YIL050W (PCL7) and YER059W (PCL6)) — MSYIDGEPATTYSIEQVLPEVRESTAINNEARKLQCQNDAPTNIQDYSPKKRTNITEPNGTPTSSNTPLPKPQGNHNIVPKSPFLPGSCRTPALIVCQHEEESRIEPSSVMQLQSPLVESSSPPGQMDIVQFPTDKLLEMLTGLLYKIITSNDRLMPFEQDKHDVKNKYVAHVLSFRGKHIPAITLGDYFARIQKYCPITNDVFLSLLVYFDRIAKRCNALDPQLFVMDSYNIHRLIIAAVTVSTKFFSDFFYSNSRYARVGGISLQELNRLELQFSILCDFELIVSVQELQRYADLLYKFWRREHQQDLPINVKCPNP, encoded by the coding sequence ATGTCTTACATTGATGGTGAGCCTGCAACAACATATTCGATCGAACAAGTGCTTCCTGAAGTGCGTGAATCTACCGCTATCAATAACGAAGCAAGAAAACTACAGTGCCAAAATGACGCTCCGACTAATATACAAGACTATTCGCCCAAGAAACGAACAAATATCACTGAGCCGAACGGGACTCCGACATCATCCAATACTCCACTCCCAAAACCGCAAGGTAACCATAATATAGTGCCGAAGTCGCCATTCCTACCGGGCTCTTGTAGAACGCCTGCTCTAATAGTGTGTCAACATGAAGAGGAGAGCAGGATTGAACCATCAAGTGTAATGCAGCTACAATCACCTTTAGTAGAGAGCTCATCTCCACCGGGACAAATGGATATCGTCCAATTTCCTACCGATAAGCTTTTAGAAATGTTAACAGGCCTACTCTATAAGATTATCACATCTAATGACCGTCTAATGCCGTTTGAACAAGACAAACATGACGTAAAGAACAAATATGTTGCTCATGTTTTGAGTTTTAGGGGGAAACATATCCCAGCAATAACACTAGGCGACTACTTTGCTCGAATACAGAAGTACTGTCCAATTACAAATGACGTTTTTCTTTCACTTTTGGTTTATTTTGATAGAATCGCAAAGCGCTGTAATGCGCTAGACCCACAGCTTTTCGTTATGGATTCATATAATATCCATCGCCTAATTATAGCAGCCGTAACCGTAAGCACGAAATTTTTCAGTGATTTCTTCTACAGCAACTCTCGCTATGCGAGAGTAGGCGGAATTTCGTTACAGGAACTAAACCGGCTTGAACTACAGTTCTCAATTCTATGTGACTTCGAGCTCATTGTGTCTGTCCAGGAATTACAGCGATATGCCGATCTGCTTTACAAATTCTGGCGCAGAGAACATCAGCAGGACCTTCCTATTAATGTGAAGTGTCCAAACCCTTAG
- the CEM1 gene encoding fatty acid synthase CEM1 (Syntenic homolog of Ashbya gossypii ADL072C; Syntenic homolog of Saccharomyces cerevisiae YER061C (CEM1)), whose translation MARFAGSRVVVTGLGCYTSIGSSVKESWNGLLRGQSGIQKLQNLDEFDSKYKDLGKFIPPNVAVGKVGFDAKKYPILSSQDVRRTATFSQVAIVAAEEALVDAKLLNEPTGRLIDGINPERAGCIIGTGIPSASEMYEAASALHGTGRSSVSPLFIPKFLNNMASGNISIKFQLKGLSNSPSTACATGNNAIGDAYNFIKLGYADFIVAGASEMNVHPLTLAGFCKARSISSNGVSRPFDTNRDGFVLGEGCGILILESLDHAKKRKAKILAEVVGYGLSTDAYHITSPLESGDGARRAMDIAVRQAMAWEDRHKIGYVNAHATSTLLGDRAEARGIKQIFGSHDVAGVPLDKNHTLVSSTKGHIGHLLGAAGAVEALFTVKALVDGIIPHTLNLETVGGAKGDEKEYFNGLKFVKDRPMTADIEYAMSNSFGFGGINTSLLFKKFQDF comes from the coding sequence ATGGCAAGATTTGCGGGCTCTAGAGTCGTTGTTACGGGGCTAGGTTGCTACACATCTATAGGGTCCAGTGTCAAAGAATCGTGGAATGGTCTTCTCAGAGGTCAATCTGGTATCCAAAAACTCCAGAACTTGGATGAATTTGATTCTAAATACAAGGACTTAGGAAAATTTATTCCTCCGAACGTTGCAGTAGGGAAAGTAGGATTTGATGCTAAGAAATATCCTATATTATCTTCACAAGATGTCCGGCGAACGGCTACTTTCTCTCAGGTTGCAATTGTGGCTGCAGAGGAGGCCCTTGTTGATGCAAAGTTGCTAAACGAGCCCACTGGTAGGCTTATTGACGGTATTAATCCCGAACGGGCAGGTTGCATTATTGGTACTGGAATTCCGTCAGCATCGGAAATGTACGAAGCTGCGTCAGCTCTTCATGGGACAGGCCGATCTTCTGTCTCTCCGCTTTTTATCCCTAAGTTCCTCAATAATATGGCTTCCGGAAACATAAGCATCAAGTTTCAACTCAAAGGTTTGAGCAACAGTCCATCCACGGCCTGCGCAACGGGTAACAACGCCATTGGAGATGCCTATAATTTTATCAAGCTAGGATATGCAGACTTTATCGTTGCAGGTGCTAGTGAGATGAATGTCCATCCCCTGACCCTTGCAGGATTTTGCAAGGCGAGGAGCATCTCTTCAAATGGTGTCTCAAGACCATTTGACACCAACAGGGATGGCTTTGTATTAGGAGAAGGCTGTGGTATTTTGATTTTGGAATCCCTAGATCATGCCAAGAAGCGTAAGGCCAAAATACTTGCAGAGGTTGTCGGGTACGGACTCAGCACGGATGCCTATCACATTACATCGCCTTTGGAAAGCGGTGATGGCGCGCGTCGTGCAATGGATATAGCAGTCAGACAAGCAATGGCATGGGAAGATAGGCACAAGATAGGCTATGTAAACGCGCATGCTACCAGTACATTACTTGGCGATCGAGCGGAAGCTCGCGGCATAAAACAAATATTTGGCTCACATGACGTCGCTGGCGTACCACTTGATAAGAATCACACATTGGTGAGTAGTACAAAAGGTCATATTGGTCACTTGCTTGGGGCAGCTGGCGCTGTTGAAGCCCTATTTACAGTCAAGGCCTTAGTTGATGGTATTATCCCCCACACGTTGAATTTAGAGACAGTCGGGGGTGCTAAAGGGGACGAAAAAGAATATTTTAATGGGCTTAAGTTCGTTAAGGATCGGCCTATGACTGCAGATATAGAATATGCAATGAGTAACAGTTTTGGATTTGGTGGCATCAACACTTCACTTTTATTCAAGAAATTTCAGGACTTCTAG
- the PET117 gene encoding Pet117p (Syntenic homolog of Ashbya gossypii ADL076W; Syntenic homolog of Saccharomyces cerevisiae YER058W (PET117)), which produces MSRTSKIVLAASCLVSAATIMGVHIVQEMERDVLRQGPIKDAKRVAEKKSARERAAAGEVSAAEAEKERKRLFNAAEHQMQLELRKKYDQLQPLSGEIVTKDGEVVDRVHK; this is translated from the coding sequence ATGAGCAGAACTAGCAAGATAGTGTTGGCTGCGTCATGTTTGGTTTCTGCAGCAACCATTATGGGTGTGCATATTGTTCAAGAAATGGAGAGGGACGTACTCCGTCAAGGCCCTATTAAAGATGCGAAGAGAGTAGCAGAAAAGAAATCCGCCAGAGAAAGAGCCGCTGCAGGCGAAGTTTCAGCAGCTGAAGCAGAAAAAGAGCGCAAGCGTCTTTTTAACGCAGCTGAACATCAAATGCAACTGGAACTAAGAAAGAAATATGACCAGCTTCAACCCCTGTCCGGTGAAATCGTGACAAAAGATGGAGAAGTGGTGGACCGTGTACATAAATGA